A window from Pseudomonas sp. Tri1 encodes these proteins:
- a CDS encoding DNA-binding response regulator, whose amino-acid sequence MDDGRYERPAAMVEGAVPSSNQMPHILLIDDAPEDIRATLILLKTQSWRLSVASDAYNGYQRALALRPDLIVLDVLMPQMDGFSLCRLLREAPSTRQIPILFLSSANSSVERLEGLTLGGVDYISKSCEPEEVLARIRIHLQLTWREPPANQCELTGPALQGDEIVLRAAMRLIGNQLDDMPSLAKIAQKVGTHEKRLSRIFREHLGMTVFAYISDARLRRGQELLAVSSMSIQDIAELVGFRSACNFTTAFGQRLGMTPSQFRQQAQGMADAELAECT is encoded by the coding sequence ATGGATGACGGACGATACGAAAGACCGGCGGCTATGGTGGAGGGGGCGGTTCCGTCATCCAACCAGATGCCGCATATCCTACTTATCGACGATGCCCCGGAAGATATCCGCGCGACGCTCATTCTGCTAAAGACACAATCATGGCGCCTTTCGGTGGCCAGCGATGCCTACAACGGCTATCAGCGGGCGTTGGCACTGCGTCCGGATTTGATTGTTCTGGATGTACTTATGCCGCAGATGGACGGTTTCAGCCTGTGTCGACTACTGCGCGAGGCACCGTCGACTCGGCAGATACCCATCCTCTTCTTGTCTTCGGCAAACAGTTCTGTCGAGCGTCTGGAAGGGCTGACATTGGGCGGCGTCGACTACATATCGAAATCCTGCGAACCCGAGGAGGTGCTGGCGCGCATCCGGATCCATTTGCAGTTGACTTGGCGCGAGCCGCCGGCCAACCAGTGCGAGCTGACAGGCCCAGCCTTGCAAGGCGATGAGATCGTTCTACGGGCGGCGATGCGCCTGATTGGAAATCAACTGGACGACATGCCCTCTCTGGCCAAGATTGCACAAAAAGTCGGCACTCATGAGAAGCGCCTCTCTCGTATATTCCGCGAGCATCTGGGAATGACCGTGTTCGCCTACATTAGCGATGCACGATTACGTCGCGGTCAGGAGCTGCTGGCCGTAAGTTCCATGAGCATTCAGGATATCGCTGAACTGGTCGGTTTTCGCAGTGCCTGCAATTTCACCACGGCGTTCGGACAGCGACTAGGTATGACGCCCAGTCAGTTCCGTCAGCAAGCCCAAGGCATGGCTGATGCAGAGTTGGCTGAGTGCACATAA
- a CDS encoding AGE family epimerase/isomerase, translated as MTKKTTIISFVMSGGVGSRLWPLSREDFPKQFHNLSGQGSMLLRTVKRMGARGGDTSVPVYLLTSERHADRISRDLCGVNLSGGRAIFEPVGRNTAAAIVLATEITLREHGDDLVLVVPADHEITTDRGFWDTVEAGTDAAMAGRIVVFGVQPDRPETGYGYIEVGPQTGNTRDVIRFVEKPNEETATQYLESKNFLWNSGIFLFRASTMRDAFRAHASTIWEGAVAALDNATSNVFGTYLPHNLYADVASISVDYAIMEKSKDIALVPARFRWNDLGSWQSLLEVSSTDGNGNVIVGDVIAIDCENSYLHSNGRLLSAIGLRDLAVVSTCDATFVAPVAESQNVRKIVEQLEKTGRLETKFTPAQDRLPQIGAYEKRVRHWLFEETLPLWSTIGVDRLYGGFHEALTFDATPITRPKRMRTTARQIYAFAVAHEMGWDGPAYDLIDHGIQFITTNGRTDRGGWIKTFNPDGTVLDGAEDAYDQSFVLLALAHAHRAGHPQALGLATQTFAFLEQNLADSKLRGFLGVPGDTGLRRSNPHMHLLESFLAWYDVTGNRDYLQQAARIVDLFRQHFFDAETWTLGEYFTDDWERAPGEKGEWTEPGHHFEWAYLLSNFAAASGQKDVMRHARKLYASAIANGLNRTTELAYGAVSRHGLPLDTLSRSWPQSEAVKAAIALDGNGGPDLKPEVEARVGRLFRWHIEQAPKGLWIDVIDEKGRPRAKDVPASIFYHLVSALTQYLDYVARTQLRPLRHDSPFDEHLIRAAPGSSPAVKPLTAPSDPPISLVACP; from the coding sequence ATGACCAAAAAAACAACGATCATAAGCTTTGTCATGAGTGGTGGGGTTGGCTCACGCCTGTGGCCTTTGTCGCGTGAAGATTTCCCCAAGCAGTTTCACAACCTGTCCGGCCAGGGCTCCATGCTCTTGCGGACAGTCAAACGTATGGGGGCACGAGGAGGCGATACCTCTGTTCCGGTTTATCTACTCACCTCAGAACGTCATGCGGACCGCATCAGCCGAGACCTTTGCGGTGTCAACCTGTCAGGCGGGCGAGCGATTTTCGAGCCGGTGGGACGCAACACCGCCGCCGCCATTGTGCTGGCAACAGAGATTACGCTGCGCGAGCATGGTGATGATCTGGTTCTCGTCGTGCCGGCCGATCATGAAATAACGACGGATCGCGGTTTCTGGGACACGGTGGAGGCTGGCACAGATGCGGCCATGGCCGGTCGTATCGTTGTCTTCGGCGTCCAGCCGGACAGGCCAGAAACCGGTTATGGCTATATTGAGGTCGGCCCGCAGACCGGGAACACCCGTGACGTTATACGGTTCGTAGAAAAGCCCAATGAGGAAACTGCGACCCAGTACCTCGAATCAAAGAATTTCCTCTGGAACTCCGGCATTTTTCTTTTCCGCGCCAGCACGATGCGCGATGCATTCCGAGCGCATGCGTCGACGATCTGGGAGGGAGCCGTGGCCGCGCTCGACAATGCGACAAGCAATGTCTTTGGCACCTATCTGCCGCATAACCTCTATGCGGATGTGGCGTCCATTTCCGTCGACTACGCCATTATGGAAAAATCCAAGGACATTGCGCTGGTTCCGGCACGCTTTCGCTGGAACGATCTCGGATCGTGGCAATCGCTCCTCGAAGTCAGCTCAACCGACGGCAACGGTAATGTGATTGTTGGCGATGTCATCGCCATCGATTGTGAGAACAGCTATTTGCACAGCAATGGCCGCCTGCTTTCCGCCATAGGCCTTCGTGATCTCGCTGTTGTGTCAACCTGCGATGCCACATTCGTCGCTCCTGTCGCCGAAAGTCAGAATGTTCGCAAGATCGTCGAACAGCTGGAGAAAACCGGCCGCCTTGAAACCAAGTTCACGCCAGCGCAGGACCGCCTGCCGCAGATTGGTGCCTATGAGAAGCGGGTTCGCCATTGGCTGTTCGAGGAGACATTGCCGCTCTGGTCGACAATCGGTGTTGACCGGCTCTACGGCGGTTTTCACGAGGCACTGACCTTTGATGCCACCCCCATCACCAGACCCAAACGGATGCGCACCACGGCGCGGCAGATCTACGCCTTCGCAGTGGCGCATGAAATGGGCTGGGATGGACCGGCCTATGATCTGATTGATCACGGCATACAGTTCATCACCACCAACGGCCGGACGGATCGTGGCGGCTGGATCAAGACCTTCAATCCTGATGGCACGGTTCTCGATGGCGCAGAGGATGCCTACGATCAGTCCTTCGTGCTTTTGGCATTGGCGCATGCCCATCGGGCAGGTCATCCGCAGGCGCTTGGTCTCGCCACGCAAACCTTTGCCTTCCTCGAACAGAATCTTGCCGACTCCAAACTGCGCGGTTTCCTGGGGGTGCCAGGGGATACTGGCTTGCGCCGATCCAACCCGCATATGCATCTACTGGAGTCGTTCCTTGCCTGGTACGACGTGACGGGAAACCGGGATTATCTGCAACAGGCCGCGCGGATTGTCGACCTCTTCCGGCAACACTTCTTCGATGCGGAAACATGGACACTCGGCGAGTATTTTACCGATGACTGGGAGCGCGCACCGGGCGAAAAAGGCGAGTGGACGGAGCCGGGACACCATTTTGAATGGGCCTATCTTCTATCCAATTTTGCCGCAGCATCCGGCCAGAAAGATGTGATGCGCCACGCGCGCAAACTGTATGCCTCGGCGATTGCCAACGGGCTGAACCGCACCACGGAACTCGCCTATGGCGCGGTTTCCCGCCATGGCCTGCCGCTTGACACCCTTTCGCGCAGCTGGCCCCAGAGCGAAGCTGTAAAGGCGGCTATCGCACTCGATGGCAATGGTGGACCAGACCTCAAGCCGGAAGTCGAGGCACGGGTGGGACGTCTATTCCGCTGGCATATCGAACAAGCCCCAAAGGGCCTGTGGATTGACGTGATCGATGAAAAAGGCAGGCCAAGGGCCAAAGATGTACCCGCCTCGATTTTCTATCATCTCGTCAGCGCCCTTACGCAATATCTCGATTACGTGGCAAGAACTCAACTCCGCCCGCTGAGACACGACTCCCCTTTCGACGAGCACCTGATCAGGGCGGCTCCTGGGTCATCGCCAGCCGTAAAGCCCCTGACTGCTCCCAGCGACCCACCAATCTCCCTCGTGGCGTGCCCCTGA
- a CDS encoding methyl-accepting chemotaxis protein codes for MQAFLSPGIGLLGRFGFARKFQLLFLLFILPLMGSLWLIGQDYRDKLSLISGERAGVRQLLALDNLDNLLTAQRNRAARWRATETNRQPTPATLAAMAAFDAVQPALNQAANDLGSTLQAEGAEADTLARYQTLQTSLNGLDSKSLGAVGWWPDGYDRFTTALSALQALREQMVMDNRLTLASWLETYLLTQISTQQTPDLIERVGRLTSVGQASVVSGQFTLQSRLQLRDLRSRIGDARDQLIKTGTLLETRLPSDLQTWAGQFQGSLKHLDAGLKVLDDGVFGGSINLKPEDFEKHMDALLTDLATLRQQSLVALDTRLDHYHGSAIRQFTLVATVLGCLLLAALYLFICLQASIRRSASGITLLAEALRDGNLSLQVPVQGRDELAAISTALNVAVVQLRNSLLGVDHETLQLSNAVRTLNTHSSGALDEVEAQQMQISQIAAAATQLAATSQGVARSCEQASDSAQQTRRIATDSSRDSQRTTASIQQLNQRLNETAAALGRVSEQGQQIQLVVDTIRGVAEQTNLLALNAAIEAARAGEQGRGFAVVADEVRSLSQRTQSSTQQIAGTVDSLRATVNEAVSLMEAACGQAQTDAQAVTGLGERLAEIAGAVQNVTDTLAQIATAVDEQASTADEVSGNIQQVDQAAMRLLDGARAVNLAADTLSKGSQALSANTGRFQLG; via the coding sequence ATGCAGGCTTTTCTATCACCGGGCATCGGATTGCTGGGACGTTTCGGCTTCGCCCGTAAATTCCAGCTGTTGTTCCTGCTTTTCATCCTGCCACTCATGGGCAGCCTGTGGCTGATCGGCCAGGACTATCGTGACAAACTCAGCCTGATTTCCGGGGAACGCGCCGGGGTACGCCAGTTGCTGGCCCTGGATAACCTGGACAACCTGCTCACCGCCCAGCGCAACCGTGCGGCCCGTTGGCGTGCCACCGAAACCAATCGACAACCGACGCCGGCAACCCTTGCCGCAATGGCGGCTTTCGACGCAGTGCAACCGGCCCTCAACCAGGCCGCCAACGACTTGGGCAGTACCCTGCAAGCCGAGGGCGCCGAAGCCGACACGCTCGCCCGCTATCAAACCCTGCAAACCAGCCTCAACGGCCTGGATTCGAAGAGCCTGGGCGCCGTGGGCTGGTGGCCAGACGGTTACGACCGCTTCACCACGGCCCTGAGCGCACTGCAAGCCTTGCGCGAGCAAATGGTTATGGACAACCGCCTGACCCTCGCCTCCTGGTTGGAGACGTATTTGCTGACGCAGATTTCCACCCAACAGACACCGGACCTGATCGAACGGGTCGGCCGCCTGACCAGCGTCGGCCAGGCCTCCGTGGTATCAGGCCAGTTCACCTTGCAGAGCCGCTTGCAACTGAGGGACCTGCGCAGCCGTATCGGTGACGCCCGGGACCAGTTGATCAAAACCGGTACCTTGCTGGAAACACGCCTGCCCAGTGATCTGCAAACCTGGGCCGGACAATTCCAGGGCAGCCTCAAGCACCTGGACGCTGGGCTTAAAGTGCTGGATGACGGCGTGTTCGGCGGCTCTATCAATCTCAAGCCGGAAGACTTCGAGAAACACATGGATGCCCTCCTGACAGATCTCGCCACTTTGCGCCAACAATCCCTGGTAGCACTGGACACCCGGCTGGATCACTACCACGGCTCGGCGATCCGCCAGTTCACGCTGGTGGCGACGGTGCTCGGCTGCCTGTTGCTGGCCGCGCTGTACCTCTTCATCTGCCTGCAAGCGTCGATCCGGCGCAGCGCCAGCGGCATCACCCTGCTGGCCGAAGCCCTGCGTGACGGCAATCTAAGCCTGCAAGTGCCGGTGCAGGGACGCGACGAACTGGCGGCCATCAGCACCGCCCTCAACGTCGCCGTGGTGCAGTTGCGCAACAGCCTGCTGGGGGTGGACCACGAAACCTTGCAGTTGAGCAATGCCGTGCGCACTCTCAATACCCACTCCAGCGGCGCGCTTGACGAAGTCGAAGCCCAGCAGATGCAGATCAGCCAGATTGCTGCCGCCGCGACACAACTGGCCGCCACGTCTCAAGGCGTGGCGAGAAGTTGTGAACAGGCTTCTGACAGCGCCCAACAGACCCGACGCATCGCCACCGACAGCAGCCGCGACAGCCAACGCACCACGGCGAGCATCCAGCAGCTCAACCAGCGGCTCAACGAAACCGCCGCCGCACTGGGCCGGGTCAGCGAGCAGGGACAGCAGATCCAGCTGGTGGTCGACACCATTCGTGGCGTGGCCGAGCAGACCAACCTACTGGCCCTCAACGCCGCCATCGAAGCCGCTCGCGCCGGGGAACAGGGTCGTGGTTTCGCGGTGGTAGCCGATGAGGTGCGTAGCCTGTCGCAACGTACCCAGTCTTCCACGCAACAGATTGCCGGCACCGTCGACAGCCTGCGCGCCACCGTCAATGAAGCGGTCAGCCTGATGGAAGCCGCCTGCGGCCAGGCCCAGACCGACGCCCAAGCGGTCACGGGCCTGGGTGAACGCCTGGCAGAAATCGCCGGCGCCGTGCAAAACGTCACCGACACCCTGGCGCAAATCGCCACCGCAGTGGATGAACAAGCCAGCACCGCCGACGAGGTCAGCGGCAATATCCAGCAGGTCGATCAAGCGGCCATGCGCTTGCTCGATGGCGCACGGGCCGTGAACCTGGCGGCGGATACCCTGAGCAAGGGAAGCCAGGCCTTGAGTGCCAATACGGGGAGATTTCAACTCGGTTGA
- a CDS encoding glycosyltransferase family 4 protein, with product MRILHFYKTYWPDTFGGIERSIHAITNGAANYGIKSDVLSLSKNPESGTVEFGGHIAHKSKLDFEFASTGFSREVIEHFRELAAKADIIHYHFPWPMMDIVHLASPPGKPTVVTYHSDIVKQKLLLRLYTPLMHRFLSSVDRIVATSPRYIETSTVLQRYTSKTTTIPLGLDEADYPAATPEEKAKWRSRFPRPFFLFVGVLRYYKGLHILLEAATKIDSDVIIVGNGPMERDLKRQAATLGLRNIHFVGALSDREKIALLEQCSAFVFPSNMRSEAFGLSLVEAAMFGKPMITCEIGTGTSFINLHGKTGLVVKANDVQALADAINRLAHETTESECFGKAARRRFEETFSGMMMSRAYAEMYQDMMSGGKPKELTLAGRSPSTYPM from the coding sequence ATGCGGATTCTGCATTTCTATAAAACGTATTGGCCGGATACTTTTGGTGGTATCGAACGTTCGATCCACGCGATTACCAACGGGGCGGCGAATTACGGAATAAAATCCGACGTGCTTTCTCTCAGTAAAAACCCCGAAAGTGGCACCGTCGAGTTTGGCGGTCATATAGCCCATAAGTCAAAGCTCGACTTTGAATTTGCCTCCACTGGCTTTTCGCGGGAAGTGATCGAGCATTTCCGTGAGTTGGCCGCAAAGGCTGACATCATTCACTATCATTTCCCTTGGCCGATGATGGATATCGTTCATCTGGCATCCCCTCCTGGCAAGCCGACCGTAGTCACTTATCATTCGGATATCGTGAAACAAAAGTTATTGCTGCGACTTTATACGCCACTGATGCATCGATTTTTATCAAGCGTTGACCGCATTGTCGCAACATCACCCCGCTATATCGAAACGAGTACGGTACTGCAGCGCTACACTTCAAAAACAACGACGATCCCCCTTGGATTGGATGAAGCCGACTATCCTGCGGCTACGCCGGAAGAAAAAGCAAAGTGGCGTTCTCGCTTCCCGAGGCCGTTTTTCCTCTTTGTTGGCGTGCTTCGCTATTATAAGGGACTGCACATTCTCTTGGAGGCCGCGACCAAGATTGATTCCGACGTGATCATAGTTGGAAACGGGCCGATGGAAAGGGATCTGAAGAGACAGGCCGCGACACTCGGACTGAGAAACATACACTTTGTCGGCGCGCTTTCTGATCGAGAAAAAATTGCATTACTTGAACAATGTAGCGCATTCGTCTTCCCGTCAAACATGCGTTCGGAAGCCTTTGGTCTCTCGCTGGTTGAGGCTGCCATGTTCGGCAAGCCGATGATCACTTGCGAAATAGGCACAGGTACAAGCTTCATAAATCTGCATGGAAAAACGGGCCTGGTGGTCAAAGCGAATGACGTTCAAGCGCTCGCCGACGCTATAAATAGACTCGCTCACGAAACGACCGAATCAGAATGTTTTGGGAAGGCCGCTCGCCGCCGCTTCGAAGAGACTTTCTCGGGAATGATGATGAGCCGCGCGTACGCCGAGATGTACCAGGACATGATGTCTGGTGGAAAGCCAAAAGAGCTAACACTGGCAGGCCGTAGCCCATCGACTTATCCAATGTAA
- a CDS encoding hybrid sensor histidine kinase/response regulator, which produces MLPLQSLLLMVGLLVSGLLQAAPVEVCHADHLNLMSATQIFEDPQARLSLEDITQLPVASFNAATPDWPTQGYTQSAFWLRLQLTNSSNRACSRLLVVGAPRLEDIQVYQRKAGRWSRSHGGSAYPLDEWPLPAARQPAFQLSLPAGETVMLLVRVTSTSQLFLSPQLWAERELLRSQQHTYLTDGLTLGIVLLIVPFGLIVGWILHSRLLVINAAAVLGNILLTCILNGYLVFWPAALGWSRELLTFASVVTFALFLAYMRVLLQVSRLPRIIGWIYCVPLLGYALGRLWWLKVDPAQGAYFLQLFLFSFYGALLPTLFMAWRRRLAYNWMACLVPGLLLLQLAIRYFFPQEQLPWQSPENKYNLSSTLPGVALLVCTLIMEVSRSRIRERHALSNLELQRQAEHERLESTVALRTAQLRESLAARSGLMARISHDLRSPLVRIIDYARLLHTGSNREYQANIERNARQQLELIDEMLEFSHGELEQMQLTLAPGYLYGFLQEIEGEAGFLASRQDNTFEVVLSDDLPVLVQADFKRLRQILMNLLANAAKFTRNGHIRFEVTCCPGAAPETVELCFNVVDTGIGIDPEEVEQLLLPFRRGRNAQRYEGSGLGLSIVTQLLECMNSRLEPQATERGGSRFTFRLQLEYAREQDLESGIVDNNVAPFDGQGKHILLVDDIEQNCEWLYDLLAGYGFDVSMVATGEDALVCLGEQRVDLLISDQMMPGMDGWELLRRVRDRWRNVPVMLYSAVPARRPNAHPTDLVFDAVLLKPADSRELLACVKTLTSSETARRTMALEQ; this is translated from the coding sequence ATGCTGCCTCTACAGTCGCTGTTGCTGATGGTTGGCTTGTTGGTCAGCGGCCTCCTGCAGGCGGCTCCGGTAGAGGTCTGCCATGCGGATCACCTGAATTTGATGTCCGCTACGCAGATTTTCGAAGACCCGCAAGCAAGGCTGAGCCTGGAAGACATAACGCAGCTTCCCGTAGCGAGTTTCAATGCCGCGACCCCTGACTGGCCGACACAGGGTTACACCCAGTCCGCGTTCTGGTTGAGGCTGCAACTGACTAATTCGAGCAATAGGGCATGCTCGCGCTTGCTGGTGGTCGGCGCGCCACGCCTGGAAGATATCCAGGTATACCAAAGGAAAGCGGGGCGCTGGAGTCGTTCGCATGGGGGAAGCGCCTATCCCTTGGATGAATGGCCACTGCCGGCGGCACGTCAGCCCGCGTTCCAGCTCTCGCTGCCGGCGGGGGAGACCGTCATGCTGTTGGTCCGGGTGACCAGCACCTCACAGCTATTCCTGAGTCCGCAACTCTGGGCAGAGCGAGAGCTTCTTCGAAGTCAGCAACATACCTATCTGACCGATGGGCTGACGCTCGGCATTGTCTTGTTGATCGTCCCGTTCGGTCTCATCGTTGGCTGGATTTTGCATTCTCGACTGCTGGTGATAAATGCGGCCGCGGTACTCGGCAATATCCTGCTGACCTGTATCTTGAACGGCTATTTGGTGTTCTGGCCCGCGGCGCTCGGCTGGTCGCGGGAGTTACTGACGTTCGCCAGTGTGGTTACGTTCGCACTTTTTCTTGCCTACATGCGCGTGCTGTTACAGGTCTCTCGCCTGCCTAGAATCATTGGCTGGATATATTGCGTGCCTCTGTTGGGATACGCGCTTGGCCGACTTTGGTGGTTGAAGGTCGATCCTGCTCAGGGAGCATATTTTTTACAGCTGTTCCTGTTTAGTTTCTACGGGGCGCTGCTCCCTACGTTATTCATGGCGTGGCGAAGAAGGCTTGCCTACAACTGGATGGCTTGTCTGGTCCCGGGGCTGCTGCTCCTGCAGTTGGCTATTCGATACTTTTTCCCGCAGGAGCAGTTGCCCTGGCAGTCGCCCGAAAACAAATACAACTTATCGTCCACCTTGCCCGGCGTGGCGTTGTTGGTGTGTACGTTAATCATGGAGGTCAGCCGGAGCCGAATCCGGGAAAGGCACGCCCTGTCCAACCTGGAGTTACAACGACAAGCCGAGCATGAGCGCCTCGAAAGTACCGTGGCACTGCGCACCGCGCAGTTGCGTGAGTCGCTGGCGGCACGTAGCGGGTTGATGGCTCGGATCAGTCATGATCTGCGTTCCCCGCTGGTGCGCATCATTGACTACGCGCGCCTGTTGCATACAGGGTCGAACCGGGAATATCAGGCCAATATCGAGCGCAATGCTCGCCAGCAACTGGAGTTGATCGACGAAATGCTGGAGTTCTCCCATGGAGAACTGGAGCAGATGCAGTTAACCCTCGCGCCAGGTTATCTGTATGGCTTCCTGCAGGAGATCGAAGGCGAGGCGGGCTTTCTCGCATCGCGACAGGACAACACCTTTGAGGTTGTTCTGTCGGATGATCTGCCGGTACTGGTGCAGGCAGATTTCAAGCGTCTTCGGCAGATACTGATGAACCTCTTGGCGAACGCGGCGAAATTCACCCGTAACGGACACATCCGCTTCGAAGTGACCTGTTGCCCAGGAGCGGCCCCTGAAACAGTGGAGCTGTGTTTCAACGTGGTCGACACAGGAATCGGCATTGATCCGGAGGAGGTCGAACAGTTACTTCTGCCGTTCCGCCGCGGACGCAATGCGCAACGCTACGAAGGCAGCGGGCTGGGTTTGTCGATCGTCACTCAGTTGCTGGAGTGTATGAACAGCCGGCTGGAACCGCAGGCCACGGAGCGGGGCGGCAGCCGATTCACTTTTCGTCTCCAGCTGGAATACGCTCGGGAACAGGACCTGGAGAGCGGCATCGTCGATAACAATGTTGCTCCCTTTGATGGCCAGGGCAAACATATCCTGTTGGTCGATGATATCGAGCAGAACTGTGAATGGCTGTACGACCTGCTGGCCGGTTATGGCTTTGACGTGAGCATGGTGGCGACCGGAGAAGATGCCTTGGTATGTCTGGGAGAGCAGCGGGTCGATCTATTGATCAGCGACCAGATGATGCCCGGTATGGACGGTTGGGAACTGCTGCGACGTGTGCGTGACCGGTGGCGGAATGTGCCTGTGATGCTTTATTCGGCGGTCCCGGCACGCCGCCCGAACGCTCATCCGACGGACCTGGTATTCGATGCGGTATTGCTCAAGCCCGCTGACAGCCGCGAATTGCTGGCTTGCGTCAAGACACTGACCAGCTCAGAGACCGCGCGCCGAACGATGGCCTTGGAGCAATAA